A genomic stretch from Oryzias latipes chromosome 24, ASM223467v1 includes:
- the tfap2d gene encoding transcription factor AP-2-delta, which yields MSATFPGLVHDAEIRHDGSNSYRLMQLGCLESVANSSVAYSSSSPLTYPAPAGTEFASPYFSANHQYTPLHHQSFHYEFQHSHPAVGPEAYGLNSLHSGQYYQQIHHGEPADFINLHSARSALKSSCLDEQQRRELGCLDAYRRHDLSLMTSHGSQAYGVGMHHPDQRLLPAAGLGLPPPAADDLQGSVEAQCGLVLNGQGGVIRRGGTCVVNPTDLFCSVPGRLSLLSSTSKYKVTIAEVKRRLSPPECLNASLLGGILRRAKSKNGGRCLREKLDRLGLNLPAGRRKAANVTLLTSLVEGEALHLARDFGYTCETEFPSKAVGEHLARQHSEPKETSARKKMVLATKQICKEFQDLLSQDRSPLGSSRPTPILDLDIQRHLTHFSLITHGFGTPAVCAALSTFQTVLSEMLNYLDKNSNGKTANDQQISNSSEKSQQLRKTAESQSKDGKSEKTE from the exons ATGTCAGCGACCTTCCCTGGACTTGTCCACGACGCAGAG ATACGTCACGACGGATCAAACAGCTACCGGCTCATGCAGCTCGGCTGTCTGGAGTCCGTGGCCAACTCCTCGGTCGCttactcctcctcctcgccgCTCACCTACCCAGCGCCGGCGGGAACGGAGTTCGCCTCGCCCTACTTCTCGGCGAACCACCAGTACACGCCGCTGCACCACCAGTCCTTCCACTACGAGTTCCAGCACTCCCACCCTGCCGTGGGCCCTGAGGCCTATGGCCTCAACTCGCTGCACTCGGGCCAGTACTACCAGCAGATCCACCACGGCGAGCCCGCGGACTTCATCAACCTGCACAGCGCGCGCTCGGCCCTCAAGTCCTCGTGCCTGGACGAGCAGCAGCGGCGCGAGCTGGGCTGCCTCGACGCTTACCGGCGCCATGATTTATCGCTGATGACGTCACACGGCTCGCAGGCCTACGGCGTCGGGATGCACCACCCGGACCAGAGGCTGCTGCCCGCCGCCGGCCTCGGCCTCCCTCCGCCCGCGGCGGACGACCTGCAG GGCTCCGTGGAGGCGCAGTGCGGGCTCGTGCTGAACGGCCAAGGGGGCGTCATCAGGAGAG GGGGGACGTGCGTAGTCAACCCCACAGACCTGTTCTGCTCTGTGCCAGGCCGCCtctccctgctcagctccaccTCAAAGTACAAAGTCACCATCGCCGAGGTGAAGAGACGACTGTCGCCGCCAGAGTGCCTCAACGCCTCCCTACTGGGGGGCATCCTGCGCAG AGCCAAGTCCAAGAATGGCGGCAGGTGTCTTCGTGAAAAACTGGACCGCTTAGGCCTCAACCTGCCGGCAGGACGACGGAAAGCGGCCAACGTCACGCTCCTCACCTCCCTGGTGGAAG GTGAGGCGCTCCACCTGGCGAGGGACTTCGGCTACACCTGCGAGACAGAGTTTCCCAGCAAGGCGGTGGGGGAACATTTGGCGAGGCAGCACAGCGAGCCCAAAGAGACGAGCGCGCGCAAGAAAATGGTGCTGGCAACAAA GCAAATCTGTAAGGAGTTCCAGGACTTGCTGAGCCAAGACCGCTCTCCTCTGGGCTCCTCTAGACCCACCCCCATCCTGGACCTGGACATCCAGAGACACCTCACTCACTTCAG CCTGATCACCCACGGCTTTGGCACACCGGCGGTCTGCGCCGCCCTCAGCACCTTCCAGACGGTCCTGAGCGAGATGCTCAACTACCTGGACAAGAACTCGAACGGGAAAACCGCCAACGACCAGCAGATCAGCAACAGTTCGGAAAAGTCACAGCAGCTGCGGAAAACGGCCGAGTCGCAGAGCAAAGACGGGAAATCGGAAAAGACTGAGTAG